Proteins co-encoded in one Arachis hypogaea cultivar Tifrunner chromosome 11, arahy.Tifrunner.gnm2.J5K5, whole genome shotgun sequence genomic window:
- the LOC112723653 gene encoding uncharacterized protein, which yields MEDFRSKSYGDGRMQIEPYTGPTGNGTTATSGDVHGMQDLRCYSASYASSVHPTQIHVANDPKFKKGKSTNGSTSKSWSFSDPELQRKKRVASYKVYAVEGKLKGSLRKSFKWLKDRCNRVVYGW from the coding sequence atggAAGATTTCAGATCCAAGTCGTACGGTGACGGAAGGATGCAAATTGAACCATATACTGGACCCACCGGAAACGGAACCACCGCAACCTCCGGCGATGTCCACGGCATGCAAGATCTCCGGTGCTACAGCGCTTCCTATGCCTCATCGGTGCACCCAACGCAAATCCACGTGGCGAACGACCCAAAGTTCAAGAAGGGCAAGTCCACAAACGGGTCAACCTCAAAAAGCTGGAGTTTCAGTGATCCagagttgcagaggaagaaaagGGTGGCAAGTTACAAGGTTTATGCTGTTGAAGGGAAGCTCAAAGGGTCTCTGAGGAAGAGCTTCAAGTGGCTCAAGGACAGGTGCAATAGAGTTGTCTATGGATGGTAG